The following nucleotide sequence is from Leptolyngbya sp. SIO1E4.
CGGTGGAATTGAGGGGCGAGGTGGCCTGTTCTTGGCTGCGGCGTTGCTGGATAACTGCAGCCGTGTCCTGCAGGGTAGGGTCGCGGTAGGGCACGGCGGCACGGGTAGCGAGATGTTCGCGTTCTTGGTCTGACAGGGGGGGCAGAGAGCGGTGAGCGTGGGTGGCGATCGTGCTGGGCCAGTGACGGCCGACGACGTGAATAGAGCCAATGTGCAAGCCAGCCAGTTGCAGAGCAGCGCGAACGGCAGCAGCACAAGAGTAAGTAGCCAGAATACCCTGGGGATGCAGGCACTGGGCCACAAGAGTCAGGAACTCAACGGTCCACAGTTGGGGGCAGCGGGGCGGAGAGAAGGGGTCGAGAAAGATGACATCAGCCTGAAAGCCAGACTGCACCAGGGACTGAATGTGGTAACGAGCATCGCCGATGTATAAGTCAGCATGAAGGGAACCCCGGATTTGACGGGTGGTGGCTAAGACTTTCAGCGCAGCCTGCACAGGCAGAGGCCAGTCTTTAAGCAAGCCCTGAGCGATCGCAGCTTTCGGAACCTGCTCATCCAACTCTAGGCCGACTAGCCGCATCGGGATGTTTTCTTGGAGGGATCCAACTGCCTCTAGGGCAGCCGCGGTGTTGTACCCCAGGCCGTAGCAGATATCCAATACGGTAATGTGGCCTTGTTGGATGGCACGTTCAACCAGGCGAGTCGCCTGAATATAGGTGGTGCGGGCTTCTGCATAGGCCCCCCCGCGACTGTGGAACCATTCCCCGAAGGCTTCTGAGTAGAAGGTATGACTGCCATCAGCCGTCGGTTCCACTGGGAAATACTCTGGTTCCATAGAGGTCCCTTTAACAAACCGTGAAAGACTGATAAAAGATCCTAACTGCTTTCTCCAGCTCCATAAGGCACAATGGAATAAGTTAAGAAACGTTACTGTTGCTAAAGTATTCGATAAGGAGGGCTCGATGGTCGTAGCCGCACCCCAAGTTCAAAATCGCCTCACCATTCAGGTAGAAGCGGTTGCCGCAGACACCACGGTCATTCGCTCCCTCGACTGGGATCGCGATCGCTTCGACATTGAGTTTGGCCTGCAAAACGGGACTACCTATAACTCTTTCATCATTCGTGGCGAAAAAACGGCCCTGGTAGACACCTCCCACGGTAAGTTTCGGCAGCTCTACCTAGAAACGCTTAAGGGCCAGATTGACCCCACTGAAATTGACTACATCGTCATCAGCCACACAGAACCTGACCACAGTGGCCTGGTGCGAGATGTGCTGGAGCTCGCTCCCCAGGCAACGATCGTGGGTGCCAAGGTGGCGCTGGCATTCTTAGATGACTTGGTGCATCGTCCCTTTGAGCGCTTGCAGGTGAAAAACGGAGACACGCTGGACTTGGGCAACGGTCACGTCCTGGAATTTTTGAACGCTCCTAACCTGCACTGGCCTGACACCATTTTTACCTATGACCACCAGAGCCAAGTGCTGTTTACCTGTGATGCCTTTGGCCTACACTACTGCAGCGACGCAGTCTATGACGAAGACCTGGCCGCGATTTCTCCAGATTTCCGATTCTACTATGAGTGCTTGATGGCCCCCAATGCGCGCTCGGTGCTCTCCGCCATGAAGCGCATGGATGCGCTACCAGAGATCAAAACGGTGGCAACCGGGCACGGTCCCTTATTGCGCCACAACGTTGTGGAACTGACGGGGCGCTATCGCCGTTGGAGCCAGGAAAAGAGCCAATCGGAGACGCTGGTGGCCGTTTTCTACATGTCTGACTACGGCTACAGCGATCGCATTTCTCAAGCTATCGCCCATGGCATCACCAAAACGAATGTCACGGTAGAAATGATGGATTTGCGATCGGCCGATCCCCAAGAGGTGAATGAATTGGTGGGGCGGGCCAAGGGGCTCGTGATCGGTATGATTCCAGCCACAGGGGCCAAGGTAGCTCAAGCTGCATTAGGCACCATTCTGGCAGCGGTGAAAGATAAACAAACGGTGGGCCTGTTCGAGTCCTACGGCGGTGACGATGACCCCATTGACCCGCTCTTAACGCGCTTCCAAGACCTGGAGTTGCGGATTGCCTTTGACCCGATTCGCATTAAAGATACGCCCAACGAAGGAGTTTATCAGCTCTGTGAAGAAGCAGGCACCGACTTAGGGCAGCTTCTGGGCCAGGCGAAGAAGATGAAAAAGTTAAAGTCCTTAAATGCGGAGCTAGAAAAAGCGCTAGGCCGCATCAGCAGTGGACTTTACATCATCACCGCGAAAAAAGGGGAAGTCACTAGCGCCATGCTGGCGTCTTGGGTGTCTCAGGCCAGCTTCCAGCCCCTGGGGTTCACCGTGGCCGTGGCCAAAGACCGGGCCATTGAATCTCTGATGCAGGTGGGAGATTCATTTGTGCTCAACATTCTGGAAGAAGGGAATTACGCCGCCCTTATGAAGCACTTCTTAAAGCGCTTTCCCCCGGGGGGCGATCGCTTTGCGGGTATCCGCACCCGCCCTGCCCAGAACGGCTCACCACTCCTGGCGGATGCCCTGGCCTATCTGGAATGTACGGTGACTAGCCGCATGGAAGTCAGCGACCACTGGATTGTGTACTGCACCGTTCAGGAAGGAAAGGTATCTAACCCGGATAGATTAACTGCGGTTCATCATCGCAAGGTGGGAACTTACTACTAGATGCCGATGGGCAGTCTGATAAGGGACGCGTTAGTCTGATGTCATGGATTAGACATGGCCTATGACATCAGACGATCCTGAGTTACAGAAGAAGTTGCAACGGTTGATGGCTGAGGTTGAGTCTGGATCACCTCCCGCTTCGGTCTCCCAGACTTCCCACTCATCACAACCCACCGTTTCTAGCTCAAGCAAGGGCTTTATGGAGCGCTTGCAACACCGTTTTCTGTTGCCTTTACAAATTCTGGCCATTCCCTGGGGTCAAGAGATTATCGATCAGGTTTTCTTCCAGGGACAGTGGAATCTGCCTGTGCATCCTCGCAGCATCGAAGGGATCCCAGGTATCTTTCTATCGGCTTTTTCCCATGGGGGGTTTGGCCATTTAATCGGGAACAGCATTGCTTTTGCGATCTTTAGCTGGCTAATTCTGGCTAAGAGTAAGCGCGACTACTGGGTGACCTTCTGCATCGGGTGGATTGGAGGGGGGTTTGCCAACTGGCTGCTGGGGCCACAGAGCGCCCATGGATTGAGCGGGGTAGTCTATACCCTGTTTGGATACCTACTATTCATTGGCTGGCTAGAAAGGCGATTTGTCCCACTGGCAATTTCGGTGTTTGTTCTCATCAATTACAGCGCCTTTATTTTTGGCGTCTTGCCTACTCAGCCCATGGTTGCCTGGTGGGGCCACCTGTTTGGTTTCTTGCTGGGCGTCTTGGCAGCCTATGGCGTTTATCGAGAACCTGCCCCCAAGCGGTGATACAGCGCTTCTTACTTTAAGAAGTACAAACCTTCGTAATATGTACAGCAGCATACATTTGTGTTGAAACAGTCCAGCTAACTCAACGGCTCTCTAATCAAGCGTTTCATTCATCCTTCTGCCCCCTATCTTTCTGCCTTTCGCTGTAGGCACTGAAAGCCACGACCGCATTTTGCCCCCCAAACCCAAAACTGAAGCAGAGAGCACTCGACAGGCTGGCTGGCTGGGCTTGGCGCACCAGGTTCAACTCAAACGCGGGCGTTCGCAATCCAACACACGGCGGCAAGATTTGATGGTGTAAAGCCAAAAGACACACAGCCGCCCCCATCGCCCCCGAGGCGCCCAGCGTATGCCCCGTCGCACCTTTCGTAGAGGTGACCCACACTTGAGAAGGAAAAGTTTCCTGAATCAGGGCAGCTTCATAGGCATCGTTGAGGGCAGTGGCAGTGCCGTGGGCATGAATAAGACTAATGTTTTCAGGCACCAGGCCACTCCGTTTCAGACAGGTAGCCACCGCAGAAAGCCCTCCTCCTCCGCTGGCCAGATCAGGAGCAGTGACATGATTGGCATCAGCCGTCAAACCAGCCCCCAGCACTTGGCCATAAATGCGGGCCGATCGCGCCCTTGCCGTTTGTTCGGCCTCCAGCAATAGCAGCGCCGCTCCCTCTCCGAGCACTAACCCCTCTCGCTGCTCATCAAAGGGATAACACCCTGACTGAGCGAGTGCCCGCATCTGCAGAAACCCAGCTAGCGTCAATGGCGTAATCGCTGCCTCCCCTGCCCCCACGAGAACTCGCTCACACTGCCCCGTGCGGATCAGGTCAGCCCCTTGGGCGATCGCCCATAGCCCAGTGGCACAGGCAGCCATCGGGGCTAAAACAGGGCCCTTGCTGCCAATCTTGCGCGCCACCGAGATCGCGCCCATATGGGGCAAACTATCGACCCAGCCGTCTATTGGCTGATGAGTGAGAAACTGCTCCCATCGCCCTTGCTGGGCCCGACTGCTGCCAATCACCACCCCACACTCCGGTAAAGTTGCGAGCAAACCAGCATCTTGGACAACAGCGGCAGTCGCGCTTAACAGTAACGTAGTCAACACGCTGGGCTCCTTGCCTAGCATCGCGACTGGGCAAGGAGAGATTTCAGAAAAAGGGTGACGCAGGGCGATGGCACTCTCACCCTGGAGTAGGCGCTGCCACATGGCATCAGTCGTCGGCCCCAGCGCCGACACTAAGCCTAGCCCTGTGACCACTACCGTCATTGAAAGGTTCTATTCAGGTTGCTGTAGATTTTCAATGCCAGAGGTGATAGTAACCGATTCAATCACATCTCCCTGTTCAATGCCATCTACCACATCCATTCCCTCGGTCACATAGCCAAAAACGGCATAGTTGCCATCCAAGAAGGCTAAGTCGGCTAAGGCAATATAAAACTGAGATGAGGCAGAATCAGGCAGCTGCGATCGCGCCATCGCCAGCGCGCCACGGGTATGCGACATCGCGGGAGCTTCTGTTACGCCAGCCATTTCAAAAGTCTGACTGTAAAGCGGCTCGTCAGCGCCAGCAGGCTGGATTTCCAGCGGAATCAAACGCGGTTGCTGAGTTTCTGGATCAATAAAACTGCCAGTTCCCAATGCTTGAGGAGGCACAGAGGGATCCGCACTTTGAGGATCTCCTCCTTGAACCACAAAGGGCTCAGGAGACTTAACCACACGATGGAAAACTAAGCCATCGTAAACTCCTCGCTGAACTAAATCTGCAAAGTTACCCGCAGTCACCGGAGCCTGCTCCCCATTTAGTTCCATCACTACCCGTCCGCCATTGATCTGCATCTCGACGGTAGCTGTCCCTGTGAGTACAGGTAAGTTTTCACCCGAGCTATTCTCAACAGCCAGGTCAGGGGTCGAGTCCGCAGTTTCTTCTACAGGGGCTGCGCCCTCAGTTTCAGGATCCGAAGCTTCGCTGGTCGCATCTCCTCCTGTGCAGGCACTGATCATCACCACAGCCACCAATAGGCAGAGCATCCAGCTCCATCGACGAAGATGCATCATCATACAATCTCTTGTTCACTGCATTGACTTAGGGGACTCTATTCTGCCATCTCCGTTCCCCTTTGCAAGTAGATAGGTGGGTAATAAAGAGATGATGACCATTAACCATCGGCAACAGTGATTAGTCATAGGCAAGCAGTGCCTGACCTTCAGCCGCTAACCTGCTGAGGCTTTTTACTTCCCAAATTCCTTGCCATTGCTGGAATGCCCTAGAGCCCTTCTAAAGGAACCTGTAAAAATCGCGCCAGTTCTGCCCCTTGATTTTCCAATTCAGATAGCGGCAAAGGCTGCCCTACCCGTGTCAGAGGAATGTCAGAGCGTCCCTTAATCCGCAAATATAGCGCTCGCTTTGGATTCAGCCCTTCCCGAATATCAACCCGAACCGCCAAAATTTTATCCAGCGGTTGCACAATCTCGATCTTACGATTCTTGCCCAAAAAGCCTGAGCGCAGAATTCGCATTTCGCCAGTTTCTCGATTGAACTCGTTGTAACCGCCACCAACATCCAACCCAATAATGACCCAAAGGTAGCTTGCCAAAAGGATTCCAGCAACTCCGTAGAACCCCATCGCAATGCCTTGGGGAATAAAAATGAGAGACATTGGATCTGCAAACGGTAACAAGTTGGTTTGCAAATAGCTTGATAGCCCAGCCAGCAGAAACCCAGTCGCCCCCAAGGAAATGACAGCGGCCCACCAATAATTGCTGAGACGTCTTGCCCCGAGGACAGAATACTTCAAAACCTTCTTGCTATCTGACTTTGTGGATGTTGTCATTACCTGAGAATTTAAGTATCAGATTGTAAAAATTAAGATCTCTCCTTATCATAATTACAAACCTGCATTTCCTAGAACAGAGCTACATGAGCACTGTACAGGACGCAGCAATAAGGATTACCTCTAGTTAAGCAGAGGATTGTCTGAGTTTTGCTGTGATTGCGTCTTTGCAATAAAAATGCAAAGTTTCGCATGTTGGACATGCTGGATTCCTTGCTTAGCTTATAGATAAGAGGATTTGACATGACCATAGCAATGGGACGAGCGCAAGCTAGTCGAGGGTGGTTTGACGCCCTGGATGACTGGCTCAAGCGCGACCGATTCGTCTTCATCGGCTGGTCTGGTCTGCTGCTATTCCCCTGCGCCTATCTGGCGGTTGGGGGCTGGCTGACCGGCACCACCTTCGTAACATCCTGGTATACCCACGGTCTGGCTTCTTCCTACCTGGAAGGCTGTAACTTTCTGACCGTGGCCATCTCTACTCCAGCTGACAGCATGGGGCACTCCCTGCTGCTGCTGTGGGGCCCTGAAGCCCAAGGCGACTTCGTGCGCTGGTGCCAGATTGGCGGGCTGTGGAGCTTCGTTGCACTGCATGGTGCCTTTGGTCTGATTGGCTTCATGCTGCGTCAGTTCGAGGTGGCTCGTCTGGTGGGGCTGCGCCCCTACAACGCGATCGCCTTTTCGGCACCGATTGCGGTGTTTGTCTCGGTATTTTTGATGTACCCGTTGGGGCAATCCAGCTGGTTCTTCGCTCCGAGCTTTGGGGTGGCGGCTATCTTCCGCTTCCTGCTGTTCTTCCAGGGATTCCACAACTGGACCTTGAACCCCTTCCACATGATGGGAGTGGCGGGTGTCCTGGGGGGTGCCCTGCTGTGTGCCATTCATGGTGCCACAGTGGAGAACAC
It contains:
- a CDS encoding diflavin flavoprotein gives rise to the protein MVVAAPQVQNRLTIQVEAVAADTTVIRSLDWDRDRFDIEFGLQNGTTYNSFIIRGEKTALVDTSHGKFRQLYLETLKGQIDPTEIDYIVISHTEPDHSGLVRDVLELAPQATIVGAKVALAFLDDLVHRPFERLQVKNGDTLDLGNGHVLEFLNAPNLHWPDTIFTYDHQSQVLFTCDAFGLHYCSDAVYDEDLAAISPDFRFYYECLMAPNARSVLSAMKRMDALPEIKTVATGHGPLLRHNVVELTGRYRRWSQEKSQSETLVAVFYMSDYGYSDRISQAIAHGITKTNVTVEMMDLRSADPQEVNELVGRAKGLVIGMIPATGAKVAQAALGTILAAVKDKQTVGLFESYGGDDDPIDPLLTRFQDLELRIAFDPIRIKDTPNEGVYQLCEEAGTDLGQLLGQAKKMKKLKSLNAELEKALGRISSGLYIITAKKGEVTSAMLASWVSQASFQPLGFTVAVAKDRAIESLMQVGDSFVLNILEEGNYAALMKHFLKRFPPGGDRFAGIRTRPAQNGSPLLADALAYLECTVTSRMEVSDHWIVYCTVQEGKVSNPDRLTAVHHRKVGTYY
- a CDS encoding rhomboid family intramembrane serine protease is translated as MTSDDPELQKKLQRLMAEVESGSPPASVSQTSHSSQPTVSSSSKGFMERLQHRFLLPLQILAIPWGQEIIDQVFFQGQWNLPVHPRSIEGIPGIFLSAFSHGGFGHLIGNSIAFAIFSWLILAKSKRDYWVTFCIGWIGGGFANWLLGPQSAHGLSGVVYTLFGYLLFIGWLERRFVPLAISVFVLINYSAFIFGVLPTQPMVAWWGHLFGFLLGVLAAYGVYREPAPKR
- a CDS encoding beta-ketoacyl-ACP synthase, which codes for MTVVVTGLGLVSALGPTTDAMWQRLLQGESAIALRHPFSEISPCPVAMLGKEPSVLTTLLLSATAAVVQDAGLLATLPECGVVIGSSRAQQGRWEQFLTHQPIDGWVDSLPHMGAISVARKIGSKGPVLAPMAACATGLWAIAQGADLIRTGQCERVLVGAGEAAITPLTLAGFLQMRALAQSGCYPFDEQREGLVLGEGAALLLLEAEQTARARSARIYGQVLGAGLTADANHVTAPDLASGGGGLSAVATCLKRSGLVPENISLIHAHGTATALNDAYEAALIQETFPSQVWVTSTKGATGHTLGASGAMGAAVCLLALHHQILPPCVGLRTPAFELNLVRQAQPASLSSALCFSFGFGGQNAVVAFSAYSERQKDRGQKDE
- a CDS encoding peptidylprolyl isomerase; this translates as MMMHLRRWSWMLCLLVAVVMISACTGGDATSEASDPETEGAAPVEETADSTPDLAVENSSGENLPVLTGTATVEMQINGGRVVMELNGEQAPVTAGNFADLVQRGVYDGLVFHRVVKSPEPFVVQGGDPQSADPSVPPQALGTGSFIDPETQQPRLIPLEIQPAGADEPLYSQTFEMAGVTEAPAMSHTRGALAMARSQLPDSASSQFYIALADLAFLDGNYAVFGYVTEGMDVVDGIEQGDVIESVTITSGIENLQQPE
- a CDS encoding photosystem I assembly protein Ycf4; the encoded protein is MTTSTKSDSKKVLKYSVLGARRLSNYWWAAVISLGATGFLLAGLSSYLQTNLLPFADPMSLIFIPQGIAMGFYGVAGILLASYLWVIIGLDVGGGYNEFNRETGEMRILRSGFLGKNRKIEIVQPLDKILAVRVDIREGLNPKRALYLRIKGRSDIPLTRVGQPLPLSELENQGAELARFLQVPLEGL
- the psbD gene encoding photosystem II D2 protein (photosystem q(a) protein), with amino-acid sequence MTIAMGRAQASRGWFDALDDWLKRDRFVFIGWSGLLLFPCAYLAVGGWLTGTTFVTSWYTHGLASSYLEGCNFLTVAISTPADSMGHSLLLLWGPEAQGDFVRWCQIGGLWSFVALHGAFGLIGFMLRQFEVARLVGLRPYNAIAFSAPIAVFVSVFLMYPLGQSSWFFAPSFGVAAIFRFLLFFQGFHNWTLNPFHMMGVAGVLGGALLCAIHGATVENTLFKDGENANTFRAFEPTQAEETYSMVTANRFWSQIFGIAFSNKRWLHFFMLFVPVTGLWMSAVGVVGLGLNLRAYDFVSQEIRAAEDPEFETFYTKNILLNEGIRAWMAPTDQPHEKFVFPEEVLPRGNAL